The Silurus meridionalis isolate SWU-2019-XX chromosome 16, ASM1480568v1, whole genome shotgun sequence genome has a segment encoding these proteins:
- the LOC124398668 gene encoding interleukin-17 receptor D-like isoform X2, with the protein MNHISCMPWLCHSFLGLQNPEVCKHYVHAPQNITIEFVESQNPKYETVVVSWRPSQYGIAFLRGFQVSLQTLGGTQIACQLFLLQNNMSLSAVHAQRVYYSDPFRDLSLGTQYAVTVMALPVPEIWERFYHSKLFFTRSCPEKNGLENCKTDWYPTYVEVHQENKDIIVTFNLAPETFGINHYFSSCYGGGLRSSDIIQPDRSVNSTHHTYHLLNLHMEINYTCEIAADIVDAVRKTFFVQVQKSVKEPFSLDKEGISLAVLFSVGVLLAAFLAVIVAIHLQNKIKKKAAKCHIPSDINDTYYDEYTEHHFIPVSNRTNRPRLLICYSSSDCSAHVNVVLQLATFVQKHMATEVYLDLWDALSVTEDGDLGWYCRKIKESDFVLVICSKGLNQRLYNQREEELDQRTNTSLAIIAMIGEEIFHAKSLSQDLSKYMTAIFEYSKRSDIPTMLNLASHYTLPKDLPLLFSHLHGVALQKPGAYLLIENISENGYSKLPAGAALLLAIQDARILITGL; encoded by the exons ATGAACCATATCA GTTGTATGCCATGGCTGTGTCATTCTTTTTTAGGTCTACAAAATCCTGAGGTGTGCAAGCACTATGTACATGCTCCTCAAAATATCACCATTGAGTTTGTGGAAAGTCAAAACCCTAAATATGAGACTGTTGTTGTGTCATGGAGACCTAGTCAATATG GTATTGCTTTTTTGCGTGGTTTCCAAGTTTCACTCCAGACTTTAGGTGGCACTCAGATCGCATGTCAGCTCTTCCTCCTTCAGAACAATATGTCACTCTCTGCTGTTCATGCTCAAAGG GTATATTACTCAGATCCTTTTAGAGATCTTTCTCTGGGTACCCAGTATGCTGTGACTGTGATGGCTCTTCCTGTTCCTGAGATCTGGGAAAGATTTTATCATAGCAAATTGTTCTTCACACGCT CATGTCCTGAGAAAAATGGCTTGGAGAACTGCAAAACAG ACTGGTATCCCACATATGTTGAAGTCCACCAGGAGAACAAAGATATTATTGTGACTTTTAATTTGGCACCTGAGACTTTTGGGATTAATCACTATTTTTCATCATGCTATGGAGGGGGCTTACGCAGCTCTGATATCATTCAacca GACCGCAGTGTTAACAGCACTCATCATACGTATCATTTGCTCAATCTCCACATGGAGATCAACTACACCTGTGAG attgcagCAGATATTGTGGATGCTGTTAGGAAAACTTTCTTTGTTCAAGTACAGAAAAGTGTAAAAG AGCCTTTTTCCTTAGACAAGGAGGGTATTTCTTTAGCAGTACTGTTCTCTGTTGGTGTTCTACTAGCAGCATTCTTAGCAGTCATCGTTGCTATTCActtgcagaacaaaataaaaaaaaaggcagcaaaATGTCATATACCATCAG acaTAAATGATACGTATTATGATGAATATACAGAGCATCATTTTATACCAGTATCCAACAGGACTAATCGCCCTCGACTCCTGATTTGCTACTCAAGCAGTGACTGTTCTGCCCATGTAAATGTTGTCTTACAATTGGCAACATTTGTGCAAAAGCATATGGCAACTGAG GTATATTTGGATCTGTGGGATGCCTTAAGTGTGACTGAGGACGGAGATTTGGGGTGGTACTGCAGGAAGATAAAGGAGAGCGACTTTGTGCTCGTAATCTGCTCCAAAGGTCTCAACCAGAGACTCTATAACcagagagaagaagaactggACCAAAGGACAAATACTTCTTTAGCCATTATTGCCATGATTGGAGAAGAGATATTCCATGCCAAATCTCTAAGCCAAGACCTTTCCAAATACATGACTGCCATTTTTGAGTATTCAAAAAGGTCAGACATTCCTACAATGTTAAATTTGGCCTCTCATTATACTCTTCCAAAGGATTTACCCCTGCTTTTCTCCCATCTACATGGAGTGGCTTTGCAGAAGCCCGGAGCTTACCTACTGATTGAAAACATCTCAGAAAATGGTTACTCTAAGCTCCCAGCTGGTGCAGCATTACTACTAGCTATTCAAGACGCACGGATACTAATCACTGGTTTGTAA